The following is a genomic window from Candidatus Tanganyikabacteria bacterium.
CCTTCCCTCCGCCACGAGGGCTACCTACCCACGGGAGACACTCCAGCCATCCGGAGAACATACTCCAGCAAACTCCGTATGCGAAAAACCTACTTACGGGCCAGGAAAGGCCCCAGGGCAGGAAAGCCGCACGAAGCGGAGGGGCTTCAAAAATGCGTATCGGGAATTCGGCGGCGCATGCCGCCAGCTACGCCAAGGACGGACTTGCGCAGGCGAAGGCCGCTACCCAGAAGGCCGATCCGGGGCCCAAGGCGAGCGCACAGGCCGCGCCGGCCGCGGTCGCGCAGATCTCCAGCAAGGGCCAGGCCGCCGCCGCCAAGGCCGCCTCGGAGAGCCAGGTCGAGAAGGCCAACCGGGATGCCGCCGGAGCGAACGCCGCCCGCGCCGCGCAGGCCGGCAACATGCTGCGGGCGCAGATGGCCCGCGCCACCGCGTAGACCGGTCGTCGCTTACCGGCGGCCGGCACGGGGGCCGGTCCGGCTAGGTTTGCGGTTCCCGCTTCCAGCCGAACATCCCGCCTAGCACCTTGGCCAGCGGATCGTAGTACTCGCCGACCACCCGCTCCTTGAGCGGGATGATGCCGTTGTCGGTGATGTGGATGTGCTCGGGGCAGACCTCGGTGCAGCACTTGGTGATGTTGCAGTAGCCGATGCCCAGCTCGCCTTTCAAGGCCTCGAGCCGGTTTCCGGTGTCCAGGGGGTTCATTTCGAGTTGCGCCGCGTGGATCATGAAGCGCGGCCCCGCGAAGGCGAATTCCTTGTGGTCGCGCAGCACGTGGCAGACGTCCTGGCACAGGTAGCACTCGATGCACTTGCGGAATTCCTGGACGCGGTCGGCGTCGTACTGCTGCATGCGCAAGGTGCCGTCCGGCTCGGGGGTCTTCGGCTTGAAGGGCGCGATGCGCTTCTTGACCTCGAAATTCCACGACACGTCGGTGACCAGATCCCGGATGATCGGGAAGGTGCGGATCGGCTCGACCTGCACCTGGCCGTCCACGACCGCGTCCTCGAGGCGCGTCATGCACATCAGGCGCGGCCGGCCGTTGATTTCGGCGCTGCACGAGCCGCACTTGCCGGCCTTGCAGTTCCAGCGGCAAGCCAGGTCGTTCTTCGCGTTGGCCTGGATCCAGTGGATGGCGTCCAGCACCACCCACCCCTCGGTGACCGGCACCGAGAAGGTTTGGTATTCGCCGCCCTCGTTGTTGCCGATGAAGACCTTGAACTTGACGTTGTTCATCGAATCTATCAGTCCTCGAAGAGCCTGGCGAGTTCGGGGGGCATTTCGGGCAGCGGTTCCTCGACGACCTGCATCTGACCGTCGGAGCCTTGCCGGATGACCAGGTTGACCTTGCCCCAGTGATCCTTGTCGGTGGCGGGGAAATCGTTGCGCGTGTGGCCGCCGCGGCTCTCCTCGCGGGTGAGGGCCGCGCGGGCGCAGGCTTCGGACACGGTGAGCATGTTCTGCATGTCGATGGCCAGGTGCCAGCCGGGGTTGAACTCCCGGTTGCCCACGACGCGGACCTTCCGGTAGTCGGCCGCGATCTCCCCGAGGATGGAGAGGCCCTTCTCGAGATCCGCGGCGACGCGGATGATGCCCACGTTTTCTTCCATCGAGGCTTGCAGCCTGGCGGCCAGGTCGTAGGGGCTCGGGCCGTCGGTCCGGTCGAAGAACGCCAGGGCACCGGCGATGAGGGAGTCGACCTTCGCGGCATCCAGCGCCGCCTGGCCGGAAGAGGCCTTGGCGTACTCGGCCGCTCCCAGGCCCGCCCGCCGGCCGAAGACCAGCAGATCCGACAGGGAATTGCCGCCCAGGCGATTGGCGCCGTGCAGGCCCCCGGCGCATTCGCCGGCGGCGAACAGGCCGGGCACCGACGACATCTGGGTGTCGGCGTCGACGCGGATGCCGCCCATCACGTAATGGCACGTGGGGCCGATCTCCATGGCCTCCCTCGTGATGTCCACGCCGGCCAGTTCCTTGAACTGGTGGTACATCGACGGGAGCTTGCGCCTGATCTCCTCGGGGGTGCGGCGAGTGGCCACGTCGAGGAAGACGCCGCCGTGCGGGCTGCCACGGCCGGCCTTGACCTCGGCGTGAATGGCGCGGGCGACCTCGTCGCGGGGCAGCAACTCGGGCGGGCGCCGCGCCGCCTTGGCCGGGTCCGGCCGCGTCGCGGCCGACTGCTCCACCAGCCAGCGGTTGGCCTCGTCCTCGGTGTCGGAGGTCTCCTTGCGGAACAGTTCCGGGATGTACTCGAACATGAAGCGCTCGCCCTGGCTGTTGCGCAGGACGCCGCCCTCGCCGCGGACCGACTCGGTCACCAGGATGCCGCGCACGCTGGGCGGCCAGACCATGCCGGTGGGGTGGAACTGCACGAACTCCATGTCGACCAGGTCGGCGCCGGCGCGATACGCCATCGCGTGGCCGTCCCCCGTGTACTCCCACGAATTCGACGTGATGCGCCAGGCCTTGCCGATGCCGCCGGTGGCCAGGACCACCGCCTTGCCGCGGTAGACCTTGAAGCGGCCCTTCTCGCGGTCGTAGGCCACGCAGCCCACGACCCGACCGTCCGTCTTCAGCAGGCCGATGACGGTGTGCTCCATGTAGACGTCGATACCCATGTGGACGCCCTTGTCCTGGAGCGTGCGGATGATTTCGAGGCCCGTGCGGTCGCCCACGTGCGCGAGGCGCGGAAAACGGTGCCCGCCGAAATTGCGCTGCAAGATGCGGCCGTCCTTGGTGCGATCGAAGACCGCGCCCCACCGCTCGAGTTCCAGGATGCGGTCCGGCGACTCCTTGGCGTGCAACTCGGCCATCCGGTAGTTGTTCAGGAACTTGCCGCCGCGCATCGTGTCGCGGAAATGCACCTGCCAGTTGTCGTTGGGATCCACGTTGCCCATGGCGGCCGCCGCGCCGCCCTCGGCCATGACAGTGTGGGCCTTGCCCAGCAGGCTCTTGCAGATGAGGGCGGTGGTGCACCCCTGCGCGCTGCTCTCGATGGCGGCCCGGAGGCCCGCCCCGCCCGCGCCGATGACGACGACGTCGTGTTCGAAGGTCTGGTAATCGTAGTTGGCCATTTTCTTGCTGCGGTTTCTATGCGAGGGGCCCGGGGCCTAGAGCCAGGGCTTGAAGGGCACGTTCAGCAGGACGAGCATGCGCACGTACAGGTCGGTGAGGCCGACGACGATCATGCTGACCCACGCCCAGAACATGTGGTGCTCGTTGAGCCGGGTGACGATCGTCCAGAGCTTGTGGCGCGTCTTGCCGAACTTCGTGCAGCTCCAGCAGTCGATGTTGCCGCCCACCAGATGGCGCAGGGCGTGGCACCCGAAGGTGTAGAACGACAGGAACGCGGCGTTGAGGAGCATGATCGCGTTGCCGATGCCGAAGTGGAAGCCGGCGCTCACTTCGCCGCCGGCCGCCTTGATGGCCGCGGCGGCGTCGGCCGGGATCCACAGCGCGCGCAGGGCGTCGAACCACAGCACCGCGACCACGTAAATGGCCAGGTACAGGAACCAGCGGTGCGCGTTTTGCAGGATCCAGGGGAAGGCGGTCTCGCCGGCGTACTTGTGGCCCTTGTGGTCGCCGACCGCGCAGCCGGGCGGATCCATGAAGTACGTGCGGTAGTACATCTTCCGGTAGTAGTAGCAGGTGGCCCGGAAACCCAGCGGCATCCACAGCACCAGGATGGCCGGCGAGTACTTCCACCAGGAGCCGCCGAACTCCGGCGAGAAGAACGGCGACAGGTAGACCCAGCCGTGGGAGCCGTGCTCGCCGGCCGGCACC
Proteins encoded in this region:
- a CDS encoding succinate dehydrogenase/fumarate reductase iron-sulfur subunit, whose translation is MNNVKFKVFIGNNEGGEYQTFSVPVTEGWVVLDAIHWIQANAKNDLACRWNCKAGKCGSCSAEINGRPRLMCMTRLEDAVVDGQVQVEPIRTFPIIRDLVTDVSWNFEVKKRIAPFKPKTPEPDGTLRMQQYDADRVQEFRKCIECYLCQDVCHVLRDHKEFAFAGPRFMIHAAQLEMNPLDTGNRLEALKGELGIGYCNITKCCTEVCPEHIHITDNGIIPLKERVVGEYYDPLAKVLGGMFGWKREPQT
- a CDS encoding fumarate reductase/succinate dehydrogenase flavoprotein subunit is translated as MANYDYQTFEHDVVVIGAGGAGLRAAIESSAQGCTTALICKSLLGKAHTVMAEGGAAAAMGNVDPNDNWQVHFRDTMRGGKFLNNYRMAELHAKESPDRILELERWGAVFDRTKDGRILQRNFGGHRFPRLAHVGDRTGLEIIRTLQDKGVHMGIDVYMEHTVIGLLKTDGRVVGCVAYDREKGRFKVYRGKAVVLATGGIGKAWRITSNSWEYTGDGHAMAYRAGADLVDMEFVQFHPTGMVWPPSVRGILVTESVRGEGGVLRNSQGERFMFEYIPELFRKETSDTEDEANRWLVEQSAATRPDPAKAARRPPELLPRDEVARAIHAEVKAGRGSPHGGVFLDVATRRTPEEIRRKLPSMYHQFKELAGVDITREAMEIGPTCHYVMGGIRVDADTQMSSVPGLFAAGECAGGLHGANRLGGNSLSDLLVFGRRAGLGAAEYAKASSGQAALDAAKVDSLIAGALAFFDRTDGPSPYDLAARLQASMEENVGIIRVAADLEKGLSILGEIAADYRKVRVVGNREFNPGWHLAIDMQNMLTVSEACARAALTREESRGGHTRNDFPATDKDHWGKVNLVIRQGSDGQMQVVEEPLPEMPPELARLFED
- a CDS encoding succinate dehydrogenase: MSALPSPTSPSSQIPFGATSRRDNWWVEPLLNFIGFTTFVIYSLWVTFTPELPVGDLGQVMTYKWPPVPAGEHGSHGWVYLSPFFSPEFGGSWWKYSPAILVLWMPLGFRATCYYYRKMYYRTYFMDPPGCAVGDHKGHKYAGETAFPWILQNAHRWFLYLAIYVVAVLWFDALRALWIPADAAAAIKAAGGEVSAGFHFGIGNAIMLLNAAFLSFYTFGCHALRHLVGGNIDCWSCTKFGKTRHKLWTIVTRLNEHHMFWAWVSMIVVGLTDLYVRMLVLLNVPFKPWL